In one Drosophila pseudoobscura strain MV-25-SWS-2005 chromosome X, UCI_Dpse_MV25, whole genome shotgun sequence genomic region, the following are encoded:
- the LOC6900363 gene encoding uridine and thymidine phosphorylase-like, whose amino-acid sequence MAAKCKTAGAMQCDLTRDVCQLKESVRSQGKQLGRLVRHMKMGCKKPPNQSTLKGLNPCLPCLKPDFLYHLGMDTATTNFPKVFGDVRFVCMGGTPGRMERFAYRIMKDLRLKLSPVTTLRNMTDGHRFALYKVGPVLCVTHGMGCPSISILLHELIKMMHYAKCQNPVFIRIGTCGGIGIEPGTVVISSEALDCKLNPCYEVIVQGKIVQHCSKLDQCLAQELRSLANPCEVDFEAIIGKTICADDFYEGQSRLDGAFCDYTSHSKIAYLLGLKDNGVVNFDMESTAFAALTKRANIRSAVVCVSVIDRIKGDQIRACPKSVSEWEKRPRELVSRYIRKVLLDEVKVKDVPARCVGGESVI is encoded by the exons ATGGCCGCAAAGTGCAAAACTGCAGGCGCAATGCAATGCGACTTGACCCGCGACGTTTGCCAGTTGAAGG AATCGGTGAGGTCACAGGGCAAGCAGCTTGGCCGGCTGGTCAGGCACATGAAGATGGGGTGCAAAAAGCCGCCAAATCAGAGCACTCTAAAGGGTCTCAATCCCTGCCTGCCTTGCCTCAAGCCTGACTTTCTCTATCATCTCGGCATGGATACGGCCACGACTAACTTCCCCAAGGTCTTTGGCGATGTACGG TTTGTTTGCATGGGTGGTACGCCTGGACGCATGGAGAGATTTGCTTATAGGATTATGAAGGACCTCCGTCTGAAGCTGAGCCCGGTAACTACTCTTAGGAATATGACCGATGGTCATCGCTTTGCGCTCTACAAAGTGGGCCCAGTACTGTGTGTAACTCATGGCATGGGGTGTCCGTCGATTTCCATACTGCTCCATGAGCTCATCAAGATGATGCACTATGCAAAGTGTCAGAATCCCGTCTTCATCAGAATTGGGACCTGCGGCGGCATCGGAATAGAGCCCGGAACCGTGGTCATCAGCTCGGAGGCACTGGACTGCAAGCTCAATCCCTGTTATGAGGTAATCGTTCAGGGCAAAATCGTGCAGCATTGCAGCAAACTAGACCAGTGTTTGGCCCAAGAACTCCGATCACTGGCGAATCCTTGCGAAGTTGACTTTGAGGCAATTATTGGTAAGACCATTTGCGCCGACGACTTCTATGAAGGCCAGTCCCGACTCGATGGTGCCTTCTGCGACTACACGAGTCACTCGAAGATCGCCTATCTTTTGGGCCTGAAGGATAACGGAGTGGTCAATTTCGATATGGAGAGTACTGCTTTTGCCGCTCTCACAAAAAGGGCCAATATACGCTCTGCCGTCGTCTGCGTTAGCGTCATCGATCGTATAAAGGGTGATCAG ATACGTGCATGTCCGAAGTCCGTAAGTGAGTGGGAGAAGCGACCTCGGGAGCTCGTGTCGCGATACATTCGCAAAGTACTCCTGGAcgaagtgaaagtgaaagacGTTCCTGCCCGCTGCGTGGGAGGAGAATCGGTGATCTGA
- the DCX-EMAP gene encoding echinoderm microtubule-associated protein-like CG42247 isoform X3, with protein MWYASPGNQGWGSKPASRKPSIMEADLGTLSTTSGSIKRSAGRVIRIINNLDHSVQCRVLLNLRTSQPFEEVLEDLGQVLKINGAKKMYTGTGQEVRSFSQLRNEFADVDTFYLATGTALIAGSPIRRSRSRPSVVAAAPILPTDELPKVPLRGARPRSKSRPRILYAPESEILRPNGEYTMLDIMKEEPTKVTIRGLRRTFYPPVHHAPADNSPPDKKLQLQWVHGYRGIDARRNLWVLPSGELLYYVAAVAVLFDRDEDAQRHYTGHTEDIMCMDVHPSRELVASGQKAGRDRKSQAHVRIWSTESLQTLYVFGMGELDSGVTAVAFSQLNGGSYILAVDSGRESILSVWQWQWGHLLGKVATLQEGLSGAAFHPLDDNLIITHGRGHLAFWHRRKDGFFERTDIVKQPSRSHVTSVQFEPDGDVITADSDGFITIYSVDSDGAYFVRTEFEAHNKGIGCLIMLGEGTLLSGGEKDRKIAAWDSLQNYKKIADTKLPEAAGGVRTIYPQRPGRNDGNIYVGTTRNNILEGSLQRRFTQVVFGHGRQLWGLAAHPDDELYATAGHDKHVALWRKNKLIWTIQTGYECVALAFHPFGTLAAGSTEGHLLVINCENGAVMLTLRVCGSPLNCVAYNQVGDMIAMGSQNGSIYLFRVSRDGFSYKKVNKIRGSQPLTHLDWSMDGNFVQTVTIDFDLLFWDAKSLSPERSPIAMKDVKWLTNNCTVGFLVAGQWSNRYYSTTNTIVATCSRSAAHDMLASGDAEGYLRLFRYPCISPRAEFHESKVYSGMLACARFLCGDHTLITVGGTDASLMVWDIVEE; from the exons TGTCGCGTTTTGTTGAACCTACGCACCTCGCAGCCATTCGAGGAAGTGCTCGAGGATTTGGGTCAAGTGCTGAAAATTAACGGAGCAAAGAAAATGTACACAGGCACTGGCCAGGAG GTCCGCAGTTTCTCCCAGCTGCGGAACGAGTTCGCCGACGTGGACACCTTCTACCTGGCCACGGGCACTGCTCTGATTGCCGGCTCACCCATCAGACGGTCGCGGTCGAGACCCTCGGTGGTGGCCGCCGCCCCCATACTGCCCACGGATGAGCTGCCCAAGGTGCCGCTGCGTGGGGCAAGGCCTAGGAGCAAGAGCCGGCCGCGCATACTGTACGCGCCGGAGAGCGAGATATTGCGACCGAATGGGGAGTACACCATGCTGGACATCATGAAGGAGGAGCCCACCAAGGTTACGATCAGGGGCTTGCGGCGTACCTTCTATCCGCCCGTTCACCATGCGCCGGCTGACAACTCGCCGCCGGACAAAAAGTTGCAGCTCCAATGGGT CCATGGCTACCGTGGCATCGATGCTCGCCGGAACCTTTGGGTCTTGCCGTCCGGGGAGCTGCTCTACTACGTGGCCGCTGTGGCCGTGCTCTTCGACCGGGACGAGGATGCTCAGCGCCACTACACAGGCCACACTGAAGATATTATGTG CATGGATGTGCACCCCTCCAGGGAGCTGGTGGCCTCGGGGCAGAAAGCTGGACGCGATCGCAAGTCGCAGGCGCATGTACGGATCTGGAGCACCGAGTCCTTGCAGACACTCTACGTTTTTGGCATGGGCGAACTAGATAGTGGCGTCACTGCCGTGGCATTTTCGCAGCTG AACGGAGGCAGCTACATCCTTGCCGTAGACAGCGGCCGTGAGAGCATCCTGTCCGtttggcagtggcaatggggTCACCTGCTGGGAAAAGTAGCC ACACTGCAGGAGGGCCTATCGGGCGCCGCATTCCATCCGCTGGATGATAATCTCATCATCACACACGGGCGCGGCCACCTGGCCTTCTGGCATCGGCGCAAAGATGGCTTCTTCGAGCGGACGGATATTGTCAAGCAGCCATCGCGCTCGCACGTAACGAGCGTGCAATTCGAGCCGGATGGCGATGTCATAACAGCCGACTCGGATGGCTTTATCACCATCTACTCTGTGGACTCCGATGGCGCGTACTTTGTCCGCACCGAGTTCGAGGCCCACAACAAGGGCATCGGCTGCCTGATCATGCTGGGGGAGGGAACACTGCTGTCGGGCGGCGAAAAGGACCGCAAGATAGCCGCCTGGGACTCCCTGCAGAACTACAAGAAGATTGCCGACACTAAG CTTCCTGAAGCCGCTGGCGGCGTGCGAACGATTTATCCGCAGCGTCCTGGGCGCAACGATGGCAACATCTATGTCGGCACAACCCGCAACAACATCCTCGAGGGCTCGCTGCAGCGCCGCTTCACCCAGGTGGTCTTCGGTCATGGCCGGCAGCTGTGGGGTCTGGCCGCACATCCGGATGACGAGCTCTATGCGACGGCTGGTCACGACAAGCATGTGGCGCTGTGGCGCAAGAATAAACTGATCTGGACCATTCAGACGGGGTACGAGTGTGTGGCGTTGGCCTTCCATCCGTTTGGCACTCTTGCTGCGGGCAGCACTGAGGGCCATCTGCTGGTCATCAACTGCGAGAACGGAGCGGTGATGTTGACCCTTCGCGTCTGTGGCTCGCCCCTCAACTGCGTGGCCTACAATCAGG TTGGTGACATGATTGCCATGGGCTCACAGAATGGCAGCATTTACCTCTTCCGCGTCTCGCGCGACGGTTTTTCCTACAAGAAGGTCAACAAGATACGCGGCTCCCAGCCCCTGACACACCTGGACTGGAGCATGGATGGCAACTTTGTGCAGACGGTGACAATTGACTTTGACCTGCTGTTCTGGGACGCCAAGTCGCTGTCGCCGGAGCGCAGTCCCATTGCCATGAAGGATGTCAAGTGGCTGACCAACAACTGCACTGTGGGCTTCCTGGTGGCCGGCCAGTGGAGCAATCGCTACTacagcaccaccaacaccatCGTAGCCACCTGCAGCCGCTCGGCCGCACACGATATGCTTGCCTCTGGCGATGCCGAGGGATATTTGCGTTTGTTCAG GTATCCGTGCATCTCGCCGCGCGCCGAATTCCACGAGTCGAAGGTGTACTCTGGCATGCTGGCCTGCGCCCGCTTCCTGTGCGGGGATCACACACTCATCACGGTGGGCGGCACAGACGCTTCGCTCATGGTGTGGGACATTGTCGAGGAATAG
- the LOC117184955 gene encoding uncharacterized protein: protein MYTEAAHRFNSSSGVPEKSSLTGAATNMKKLLKSIRRIFTQSKAGKDLSAIRHTCHSEEEHQNWLNEQWESSKICLH from the coding sequence ATGTATACCGAAGCAGCTCATCGTTTCAACTCCAGCTCTGGTGTGCCGGAGAAGAGCTCTCTCACCGGCGCCGCCACCAACATGAAGAAGCTGCTAAAGAGCATCAGGCGGATCTTCACCCAGTCGAAGGCGGGCAAGGACCTCAGCGCGATCCGTCACACGTGCCACAGCGAGGAGGAGCATCAGAACTGGCTCAACGAACAATGGGAGTCCAGCAAAATCTGTCTCCACTGA
- the LOC117184565 gene encoding uncharacterized protein, which yields MYTEAAQRVNSSSGVPEKSSLTGAATNMKKLLKSIRRIFTTHSKAGKDLSAIRHTCHSEEEHQNWLNEQWESSKICLH from the coding sequence ATGTATACCGAAGCAGCTCAACGTGTCAACTCCAGCTCTGGTGTGCCGGAGAAGAGCTCTCTCACCGGCGCCGCCACCAACATGAAGAAGCTGCTAAAGAGCATCAGGCGGATCTTCACCACCCACTCGAAGGCGGGCAAGGACCTCAGCGCGATCCGTCACACGTGCCACAGCGAGGAGGAGCATCAGAACTGGCTCAACGAACAATGGGAGTCCAGCAAAATCTGTCTCCACTGA